In Panthera leo isolate Ple1 chromosome B3, P.leo_Ple1_pat1.1, whole genome shotgun sequence, a single genomic region encodes these proteins:
- the LOC122221223 gene encoding olfactory receptor 4F3/4F16/4F29-like: MDGANQSVVYEFVFLGLSNSWEIQLLLFLFSSVFYMASLMGNLLIVFSVSTDPNLHSPMYFLLANLSFLDVGVCSIAAPKMIYDLFRKRKAISFGGCISQIFFIHAIGGTEMVLLIAMAFDRYVAICKPLHYLTIMSPRMCILILAAAWVLGLIHSVAQLAFVVDLPFCGPNVLDSFYCDLPQLIKLACTETNRLEFMVTANSGLISVGSFFILIISYIIILVTVWKHSSGGLSKALSTLSAHVTVVVLFFGPLIFFYTWPFPSSHLDKFLAIFDAVLTPFLNPVIYTFRNKEMKAAMKKLCHQLVSYRRMS, encoded by the coding sequence ATGGATGGAGCCAACCAATCTGTGGTATATGAGTTTGTGTTCCTGGGACTCTCTAATTCATGGGAGATCcagcttcttcttttcttattttcctctgtgttctACATGGCAAGCCTAATGGGAAATCTCCTCATTGTGTTCTCTGTGAGTACTGACCCTAACTTGCACTCTCCCATGTACTTCCTGCTGGCCAATCTCTCCTTTCTTGATGTGGGGGTTTGCTCTATTGCAGCCCCCAAAATGATTTATGACCTCTTCAGAAAACGCAAAGCCATCTCTTTTGGGGGTTGTATATCTCAGATCTTCTTTATTCATGCTATTGGGGGAACAGAAATGGTGCTGCTCATTGCCATGGCCTTTGACAGATATGTTGCTATATGTAAGCCTCTCCACTACCTGACCATTATGAGCCCACGAATGTGCATTTTGATTTTGGCTGCAGCCTGGGTCCTTGGCCTCATCCACTCAGTGGCCCAATTGGCTTTTGTTGTAGACTTGCCTTTCTGTGGTCCTAATGTATTGGACAGCTTTTATTGTGACCTTCCTCAGCTCATTAAACTTGCCTGCACAGAGACCAATAGGCTGGAGTTCATGGTCACAGCCAATAGTGGACTCATCTCTGTGGGTTCTTTCTTTATACTGATTATTTCTTACATCATCATTCTGGTCACAGTTTGGAAACACTCTTCAGGTGGGTTATCCAAGGCCCTCTCTACTTTGTCAGCTCATGTCACTGTGGTGGTTTTATTCTTTGGGCCATTAATCTTCTTCTACACCTGGCCCTTCCCCTCATCACACTTGGACAAATTTCTTGCCATCTTTGATGCAGTTCTCACACCTTTTCTGAATCCAGTCATCTACACATTCAGGAACAAGGAGATGAAGGCAGCAATGAAGAAACTCTGTCATCAGCTTGTGAGTTACAGGAGGATGTCCTAA